A genomic window from Candidatus Pelagisphaera phototrophica includes:
- a CDS encoding L-lactate permease yields the protein MPSLPLPALSLIALIPIAIVMLFLVVLRWPAKKAMPLAYVVAVVIAFAVWSTPITQIAAASIHGLVTAVNLLFIVFGAVLLLNTLKACGDIHAIRQGFVDISPDRRVQAVIIAWLFGSFIEGAAGFGAPAAIAAPLLVAIGFPAMAAVVVALVIQSTSVSFGAVGTPILVGVNTGLSGQTEVLALVESLGISYEAYLKLIGVTVATFHGIVGTFVPLVMVALLTKYFGKRRSFGEGLAIWKYALFAGLAFTIPSNILARLLGPEFPSLLGALVGLCIVVPATKAGLFQPKRTWSFPDEKDWDLEWKGELEVDSHDHKSRVSGAHLFKAWSPYLIVACLLVVTRTVAPVKAFITSNAVTLRWSDIFGSGISTKSQPLYLPGFIFLVTVVLCYAIFRMSGDQIKRSLKESGNTLLGAATALVFAVPMVQVFINSKSDQLAQMPIVLADGISALFGSMWPLVAPMVGGIGAFIAGSNTISNMLFSFFQFSMAQKIGATESVVVALQAVGGAAGNMICVHNVVFASATVGLLGKEGSVIRKTLLPMMGYSLFAGGLGLLFMNGLGANMGTLVVLFFACLLIWLIVQGIRAEKEECDSSS from the coding sequence ATGCCCAGCCTACCTCTCCCTGCTCTTTCTCTCATCGCATTGATTCCGATCGCGATCGTTATGCTCTTTCTTGTGGTCCTTCGGTGGCCGGCAAAAAAGGCGATGCCGCTCGCCTATGTTGTGGCCGTAGTGATCGCCTTTGCGGTTTGGAGTACGCCTATCACGCAAATAGCCGCGGCAAGTATTCATGGCCTTGTTACAGCGGTCAATTTACTGTTCATCGTTTTTGGAGCGGTTCTTCTTTTGAACACACTCAAGGCCTGCGGAGATATCCACGCGATACGACAGGGATTTGTGGACATATCGCCAGATCGGCGTGTTCAAGCGGTAATAATCGCTTGGCTCTTTGGGTCCTTTATAGAAGGAGCGGCGGGTTTTGGAGCGCCGGCAGCGATTGCGGCGCCTTTACTAGTAGCCATTGGTTTTCCTGCGATGGCAGCTGTCGTCGTGGCTCTAGTAATACAGAGTACATCAGTCTCGTTTGGTGCAGTGGGAACTCCGATTTTAGTAGGAGTGAATACAGGATTATCGGGTCAGACAGAGGTTTTGGCTCTGGTTGAGTCCCTTGGCATTTCCTACGAAGCCTATCTTAAACTAATAGGTGTTACGGTCGCCACTTTTCACGGTATCGTCGGAACCTTTGTACCTTTAGTGATGGTGGCGCTGTTGACGAAATACTTTGGGAAAAGAAGATCGTTTGGGGAAGGGTTAGCGATTTGGAAGTACGCGTTGTTCGCAGGATTGGCGTTCACGATTCCGTCCAATATATTGGCTCGTTTGCTTGGGCCTGAGTTTCCCAGTCTCCTTGGGGCGCTGGTCGGGCTTTGTATTGTCGTTCCCGCTACTAAGGCAGGACTGTTTCAGCCAAAGCGAACCTGGAGTTTCCCAGATGAGAAAGACTGGGATTTAGAGTGGAAGGGCGAGCTGGAAGTTGATTCGCACGATCATAAGAGCAGGGTCTCTGGGGCCCATTTGTTCAAGGCATGGTCTCCCTATTTGATCGTAGCCTGTCTCCTCGTTGTCACACGTACCGTAGCCCCCGTGAAGGCATTCATCACTTCCAATGCTGTGACCTTGCGTTGGTCTGATATTTTTGGAAGTGGAATTTCGACGAAATCCCAACCGCTTTATTTACCGGGGTTCATCTTCCTCGTTACAGTCGTTTTGTGCTATGCCATTTTTAGAATGAGCGGAGACCAGATAAAGCGCTCTCTGAAAGAGTCTGGGAATACGCTTCTGGGTGCGGCTACCGCATTGGTCTTTGCGGTTCCGATGGTGCAGGTTTTCATTAATTCAAAGTCAGACCAATTAGCTCAAATGCCGATTGTCTTAGCAGATGGAATATCGGCTTTGTTCGGTTCTATGTGGCCACTCGTGGCCCCTATGGTAGGAGGGATCGGCGCGTTCATCGCTGGAAGCAATACGATCAGTAACATGCTATTCTCTTTCTTCCAGTTTAGTATGGCGCAGAAGATCGGAGCGACCGAGTCGGTCGTAGTCGCGCTTCAAGCAGTCGGCGGCGCAGCCGGAAACATGATTTGCGTGCACAACGTGGTTTTCGCTTCGGCAACGGTAGGTTTGCTAGGAAAAGAGGGCAGCGTGATTCGCAAGACGCTTCTACCCATGATGGGTTACTCTCTGTTTGCGGGTGGCTTGGGATTGCTTTTTATGAACGGGTTAGGGGCGAACATGGGCACCCTGGTCGTGCTCTTTTTCGCCTGCCTCCTGATTTGGCTTATCGTGCAGGGGATAAGAGCAGAAAAAGAAGAGTGCGATTCGAGTTCATGA
- a CDS encoding glycerol-3-phosphate dehydrogenase/oxidase — protein MNREKGLDRLASEKDWDILIIGGGATGLGAALDAASRGHRTVLLERGDFAQGTSSRSTKLVHGGVRYLKQGNISLVKGALRERGLLFQNAPHLVNPLPFIIPSHHWWEGPYFATGLKLYDWLAGDLGIEDTKLLGKESTLEEIPKLRSEKLKGGVKYWDGQFDDARLAVDFATTIWKQDGLALNYVEVKELFKENGRISGAISVDSRNGKTYQINAKCVINATGVFSDSIRKLDNQEAQNIIKASQGAHIVLDRDQLPMNSALIVPKTTDGRVLFAIPWHNRIIVGTTDTPVDSIEQNPQPFPEEIGFIVENAQNYLDVNLKQDDIKSVYAGLRPLVSLKSGKGSTAQLSRDHYIEISESGLVSIAGGKWTTYRKMGEDVVNRAEISANLDSRPCVTKNLPINTSQPKPQDKSLHPALPYSKNQIEASIESEMPLTLEDVLSRRTRAQVLDLAAAKEIAPFIADLMVGKGVLAESEKAAHLAEFDKKAGIIPII, from the coding sequence ATGAATCGCGAAAAGGGCCTCGATAGACTCGCATCAGAAAAAGACTGGGACATCCTAATAATCGGAGGGGGAGCGACCGGTCTTGGAGCCGCACTCGACGCGGCCTCGCGAGGGCACCGCACCGTTCTTCTCGAGCGCGGCGACTTTGCCCAAGGAACATCGAGCCGAAGCACAAAGCTCGTTCACGGCGGAGTACGCTACCTTAAGCAAGGCAATATCTCTTTGGTGAAAGGCGCTCTTCGAGAACGAGGTCTTCTCTTTCAAAATGCGCCGCATCTGGTCAATCCCCTTCCATTCATCATTCCCAGCCATCATTGGTGGGAAGGACCCTATTTTGCAACAGGATTGAAGCTCTATGACTGGCTTGCCGGAGACTTGGGAATCGAGGATACAAAGCTCTTAGGTAAAGAATCCACGCTAGAGGAAATCCCCAAGCTGCGAAGCGAAAAACTTAAGGGAGGGGTTAAGTATTGGGACGGACAATTCGATGACGCCCGCTTGGCCGTTGATTTCGCTACCACAATTTGGAAGCAGGACGGTCTTGCCTTGAACTATGTCGAGGTGAAAGAGCTTTTTAAGGAAAACGGAAGGATATCGGGTGCCATCAGCGTAGATTCCCGAAACGGGAAGACCTACCAAATCAACGCCAAGTGCGTCATCAATGCCACCGGTGTATTTAGCGATTCCATACGCAAGCTCGACAATCAGGAAGCTCAGAATATCATAAAGGCCAGTCAGGGAGCCCATATCGTTCTTGATCGGGACCAACTCCCTATGAACTCGGCGCTCATCGTTCCGAAAACGACTGATGGTCGAGTGCTCTTTGCCATCCCTTGGCACAACCGGATCATCGTCGGGACGACCGATACACCCGTAGATTCGATCGAACAGAACCCCCAGCCATTCCCTGAAGAAATCGGATTCATCGTAGAAAATGCCCAAAATTATTTAGACGTAAATTTAAAACAGGATGACATAAAAAGCGTATATGCCGGTCTGCGGCCGCTCGTTAGTCTCAAGTCAGGAAAAGGGTCTACGGCCCAACTCTCCCGTGACCACTACATCGAGATTTCCGAGTCCGGTCTCGTCTCTATCGCGGGTGGCAAATGGACCACCTACCGCAAAATGGGGGAAGATGTCGTCAATCGTGCGGAGATCTCTGCTAACCTCGATTCTCGACCTTGCGTCACCAAGAATCTTCCGATCAATACGAGCCAACCCAAACCCCAGGATAAGTCATTACATCCAGCTCTTCCTTACAGCAAAAACCAAATTGAAGCGAGTATCGAGTCAGAGATGCCCCTTACCCTTGAGGACGTTTTGTCCCGTCGGACAAGGGCGCAAGTACTCGACTTGGCGGCTGCTAAAGAAATAGCCCCATTCATCGCAGATCTAATGGTGGGAAAAGGTGTCTTAGCAGAATCCGAAAAAGCCGCTCATTTAGCGGAGTTCGACAAAAAAGCAGGCATCATTCCAATTATATAA
- the fusA gene encoding elongation factor G: MATDLTLYRNIGIFAHVDAGKTTTTERILKLTGKIHKIGEVHDGAATTDFMEQEQERGITIQSAATTCFWNNHRFNIIDTPGHVDFTIEVYRSLKVLDGGVGVFCGSGGVEPQSETNWRYANDSEVARIIYVNKLDRIGADFLRVVNQVETVLGANALVMVLPIGRESELKGCVDLLTRKAWIWDDSGDPLNFTIEDVPEDMKDDVEEWREKLIETAVEQNDELMEKYLEGEEPAIDDIKACVRKGTINLDFFPTYCGSSFKNKGVQLILDAVVDYLPSPTEVKPQPEIDLEGNETGDVATVDIDKPLRALAFKIMDDKYGALTFTRIYSGKLAKGTSVLNTFTGKTERIGRIVEMHADSREEVDSAQAGDIVALLGMKNTQTGHTLCDPDNPATLEPMVFPDPVISIAIATRDKANAEKLSTAIGKMIKEDPSFRVETDEDSGETIIKGMGELHLDIKVDILKRTYGVEVDVGKPQVAYRESITQRIEDSYTHKKQSGGSGQFGKIDYIIEPLESGEGFQFESKVVGGNVPKEFWPAIEKGFAKSIDRGVLAGYPTVDFKVTLTDGSYHPVDSSAVAFETAARAGYRQTMPKAGAQILEPIMKLDVFVGEDNIGDVIGDLNRRRGMIKSQEPTATSIQIKADAPLAEMFGYIGSLRTMTSGRGQFSMEFSHYAPCPKNVAEQVIKEALEREEAKKK, from the coding sequence ATGGCAACAGACCTAACACTTTACAGAAATATCGGAATCTTCGCCCACGTGGACGCGGGTAAGACGACCACAACTGAGCGTATTCTAAAGCTCACTGGCAAGATCCACAAGATCGGCGAGGTTCACGATGGAGCGGCAACAACAGACTTCATGGAGCAAGAGCAGGAAAGAGGCATCACGATCCAATCGGCTGCCACGACCTGTTTTTGGAACAACCATCGTTTTAACATTATCGATACGCCAGGCCACGTTGACTTCACAATCGAAGTTTATCGTTCCCTGAAGGTACTCGATGGAGGCGTCGGCGTTTTCTGCGGCTCTGGAGGCGTTGAGCCCCAGTCCGAGACCAATTGGAGATACGCCAATGACTCCGAGGTTGCTCGCATTATTTACGTAAACAAGCTAGACCGCATCGGCGCCGACTTCCTACGCGTCGTCAACCAAGTGGAAACCGTGCTCGGAGCCAATGCACTTGTAATGGTTCTGCCTATCGGTCGCGAAAGTGAGCTCAAAGGCTGCGTCGACCTGCTGACGCGCAAGGCTTGGATCTGGGACGATTCTGGAGACCCATTGAACTTCACGATCGAGGATGTTCCTGAGGACATGAAGGACGACGTTGAGGAATGGCGCGAAAAACTCATCGAAACAGCAGTCGAGCAAAACGACGAGCTAATGGAAAAATACCTCGAGGGCGAGGAACCCGCCATTGATGATATCAAGGCCTGCGTCCGCAAAGGAACGATCAATTTGGACTTTTTCCCAACTTACTGCGGCTCTTCTTTTAAGAACAAAGGGGTACAACTCATTTTGGATGCGGTAGTCGACTACTTGCCCTCTCCAACTGAGGTAAAGCCACAGCCAGAAATCGATCTGGAGGGCAACGAGACCGGAGATGTTGCCACGGTTGATATCGACAAACCATTGCGAGCACTCGCGTTCAAGATTATGGACGATAAGTATGGCGCACTCACCTTTACCCGTATCTATTCGGGCAAGCTGGCAAAAGGCACCAGCGTTCTCAATACCTTTACGGGTAAGACAGAGCGTATTGGCCGTATCGTGGAAATGCACGCCGACTCTCGTGAGGAGGTTGATTCTGCCCAGGCGGGTGACATCGTAGCCCTTCTTGGGATGAAAAACACCCAAACAGGTCACACACTCTGCGATCCTGACAATCCGGCAACTCTCGAGCCAATGGTCTTCCCAGATCCCGTTATCTCAATCGCCATCGCGACTCGCGACAAGGCGAATGCTGAAAAGCTCTCCACTGCCATTGGAAAAATGATCAAGGAGGATCCTTCCTTCCGCGTCGAAACTGACGAGGATTCTGGAGAAACGATTATCAAAGGAATGGGTGAGCTTCACTTGGATATCAAAGTAGACATCCTCAAACGCACCTACGGCGTTGAAGTAGACGTCGGTAAGCCGCAGGTCGCCTACCGCGAGTCTATCACTCAGCGCATCGAAGACAGCTACACACACAAAAAGCAGTCTGGTGGTTCCGGTCAGTTCGGTAAGATCGATTACATCATCGAACCACTTGAGTCCGGCGAGGGTTTCCAGTTCGAGTCGAAGGTTGTTGGCGGCAACGTTCCTAAGGAGTTCTGGCCAGCCATTGAAAAGGGCTTTGCAAAGTCGATCGATAGAGGAGTCCTTGCGGGCTATCCCACAGTCGATTTCAAGGTTACGCTTACCGACGGGTCCTACCACCCGGTCGACTCATCAGCGGTTGCGTTCGAAACAGCTGCTCGCGCTGGCTATCGCCAAACGATGCCAAAGGCGGGAGCACAAATACTGGAGCCGATCATGAAACTCGACGTGTTCGTTGGCGAAGATAATATCGGGGATGTCATTGGCGACCTCAATCGCCGTCGCGGTATGATCAAGTCTCAAGAGCCTACCGCTACTTCAATTCAGATCAAAGCGGACGCTCCTCTTGCTGAAATGTTCGGCTACATTGGCTCGCTCCGTACGATGACCTCGGGTCGCGGACAATTCTCAATGGAGTTCTCGCATTACGCACCTTGTCCGAAGAACGTGGCTGAGCAGGTAATCAAAGAAGCCCTCGAACGCGAAGAGGCGAAGAAGAAGTAG
- a CDS encoding YSC84-related protein, with protein sequence MAARKIVLDARIDEAIEEFYAKTSTGKKLAQKSKGILVFPSVGKAGIGIGGEYGEGALIINGKKVQYYATAAASFGLQLGVQTKRQIILFMENADLNSFRNRKGWEFGVDGSVAIATLGAGGEVDTKSLNQPVIGFIYGNKGLMANLSLEGTKLTRIDKKK encoded by the coding sequence TTGGCCGCCCGTAAAATCGTGCTCGACGCCCGAATCGACGAGGCGATTGAAGAATTCTACGCCAAAACGAGTACCGGCAAGAAGCTCGCGCAAAAGTCGAAAGGGATACTTGTATTTCCTTCAGTCGGGAAAGCCGGAATTGGAATCGGCGGTGAGTACGGCGAAGGGGCTCTAATCATTAACGGCAAAAAAGTTCAGTACTATGCCACAGCAGCAGCATCGTTCGGTCTCCAGCTTGGGGTGCAAACGAAACGCCAGATTATTCTCTTTATGGAAAATGCGGATCTAAACAGCTTCCGCAATAGGAAAGGCTGGGAGTTTGGCGTCGATGGCAGTGTCGCCATCGCTACCCTAGGAGCAGGAGGAGAAGTCGACACGAAGTCTCTAAACCAACCCGTCATCGGCTTTATCTATGGCAACAAGGGCCTCATGGCGAATCTATCGCTGGAAGGAACCAAGTTGACTAGGATCGATAAGAAGAAGTAG
- the tyrS gene encoding tyrosine--tRNA ligase, giving the protein MTILEDLHWRGLLNDCTAEEALADRLADGPISLYSGFDPTADSLHVGNLVPLIALRRFQNYGHRPIALAGGATGSIGDPSGKKSERQLLTKEVLDHNIESVKTQLASILDFNEAIVNTARLVDNATWMAPISFLDFLRDVGKYFTVNSMVAKESVRARMEDRDVGISYTEFSYMLLQGYDFYHLYQSENCELQIGGSDQWGNITIGTELTRKKAGGTVYGLTLPLITNADGTKFGKSESGAIWLDPARTSVYRFYQYFINVDDRDVIRYLKYFTFLDQDEIAVLEKQHEENPGTRLAHRALAQEMTQLIHGEEATDDAIKASQILFGGGLEDISENALRAVANEIPDATVSSDTLSGEGLSLLDALVESGLSPSRGQAKKDIQGGGVNVNNKRIQDLQSKLTSPDVHFDKYILLRRGKKNYAALIVE; this is encoded by the coding sequence ATGACGATTTTGGAAGATCTGCATTGGAGAGGACTACTGAACGACTGCACAGCTGAAGAGGCTTTAGCTGATCGACTTGCCGACGGGCCCATATCATTGTATAGTGGCTTTGACCCTACTGCAGATAGCCTCCATGTCGGCAATCTCGTGCCTCTCATAGCTCTTAGGCGTTTCCAGAACTATGGTCACAGACCAATCGCTCTTGCCGGCGGAGCTACTGGAAGCATTGGTGACCCATCGGGCAAAAAGTCTGAGCGCCAGTTACTCACTAAAGAAGTGCTCGACCACAATATCGAGTCAGTCAAAACGCAGCTCGCCAGTATACTCGATTTCAACGAAGCCATCGTAAATACCGCCCGACTTGTCGACAATGCAACTTGGATGGCCCCAATCAGCTTTCTCGATTTTCTAAGAGATGTTGGCAAATATTTCACCGTAAACTCCATGGTTGCCAAAGAAAGCGTACGTGCTCGCATGGAAGACCGTGATGTAGGCATCAGCTACACAGAATTTTCCTACATGCTGCTGCAAGGGTACGACTTCTACCATCTCTACCAGTCAGAAAATTGCGAACTCCAAATCGGCGGCAGCGATCAATGGGGAAACATCACCATCGGTACCGAGCTGACACGCAAAAAGGCGGGGGGCACTGTCTACGGCCTCACCCTACCCCTCATCACTAACGCTGACGGGACCAAATTCGGCAAGAGTGAATCAGGCGCCATTTGGCTAGACCCTGCTCGCACCAGCGTGTATCGCTTCTACCAGTACTTCATCAATGTCGATGATCGTGACGTCATTCGCTACTTGAAATACTTTACTTTTCTCGACCAGGATGAAATCGCGGTACTCGAAAAACAGCACGAAGAAAATCCTGGCACAAGATTAGCCCATCGAGCTCTCGCCCAAGAAATGACGCAGCTCATCCACGGCGAAGAGGCCACCGACGATGCCATCAAAGCCAGCCAGATTCTTTTTGGGGGTGGTCTCGAAGACATTTCGGAGAACGCTTTGCGAGCAGTGGCCAACGAAATACCGGACGCAACGGTATCCAGTGATACCCTTTCCGGTGAAGGACTCTCTCTACTGGACGCTCTCGTCGAATCAGGCCTGTCCCCATCTCGTGGCCAGGCCAAAAAAGATATCCAAGGCGGAGGTGTAAACGTGAACAATAAACGGATACAAGATCTTCAATCAAAGCTCACCTCGCCCGACGTCCATTTCGACAAATATATCCTCCTCCGCCGTGGAAAGAAGAACTACGCAGCTCTGATTGTGGAGTAG
- a CDS encoding 3-keto-disaccharide hydrolase, which translates to MLGLLAGCSTQSSEIVLFDGKSFEGWEGPFESFRIENGSIVAGTLSAPIPKNQFLSTKEIFDDFELRFKFKMIGEKVNAGVQFRTKRIPDHHEVIGYQADMGGKYWGALYDEQRRKTVLAGPDLEKVMKVVNHQDWNEYVVRAKGDHIQLWLNGIKTVDYAEEDPSVERSGIIALQVHSGGPMEAWYRDIRLTRLD; encoded by the coding sequence ATGCTCGGGCTCCTTGCTGGATGCTCAACCCAGTCGTCGGAAATTGTTCTTTTCGATGGCAAGTCATTCGAGGGTTGGGAAGGTCCGTTTGAGTCCTTCCGCATTGAAAATGGGTCGATCGTGGCGGGTACCTTGAGTGCTCCGATTCCCAAGAACCAGTTTTTGAGCACTAAGGAGATTTTCGATGACTTTGAACTGAGATTTAAATTTAAGATGATCGGGGAGAAGGTGAATGCCGGGGTCCAGTTTCGAACCAAGAGAATTCCGGATCATCACGAAGTAATTGGCTACCAAGCGGACATGGGTGGAAAATACTGGGGGGCTCTCTACGATGAGCAGCGCAGGAAGACTGTTCTTGCCGGCCCCGATCTGGAAAAGGTCATGAAAGTAGTGAATCACCAGGACTGGAATGAGTATGTGGTCCGGGCCAAGGGCGATCACATTCAGCTATGGTTAAATGGAATTAAGACCGTGGACTACGCAGAAGAGGATCCGTCGGTGGAACGCTCGGGCATTATTGCTCTTCAAGTGCACAGTGGCGGTCCCATGGAAGCTTGGTATAGGGACATTCGGCTAACGCGATTGGATTGA
- a CDS encoding cupin domain-containing protein has translation MSIRLFVKSSESVAAEVVEAGTGTKLQVLINDEEGPNFALRRFIMEPGGGIPEHTNAEEHEQYVLKGKARVGIGEKVFEVNIGDAVLIPEGAPHWYEADEKEGFEFLCIVPNKEGVIDVCDEPGFRRIENKEFAGRCR, from the coding sequence ATGTCGATTAGGCTATTTGTAAAATCATCTGAATCCGTTGCTGCGGAAGTTGTGGAAGCCGGAACTGGAACGAAGCTGCAAGTTCTAATAAATGACGAGGAAGGCCCGAATTTCGCTCTGAGGCGCTTCATCATGGAGCCGGGCGGAGGAATTCCGGAGCATACGAATGCTGAAGAGCACGAACAATACGTTCTGAAAGGAAAGGCGCGTGTGGGAATTGGGGAGAAGGTTTTTGAGGTAAACATTGGGGATGCCGTTCTGATTCCGGAGGGGGCTCCCCATTGGTATGAAGCGGACGAGAAAGAGGGATTCGAGTTTCTCTGTATTGTGCCAAACAAGGAAGGCGTCATTGACGTATGTGACGAGCCGGGTTTTCGACGCATCGAAAATAAGGAGTTTGCAGGCCGTTGCCGATAA